AGAGACGAATGCCGTCGTAGACGTCTCCGACCGATCGTGGCCGGTCGATCAGCGCTCGAGCCCGACCGATGAGGGCGTCCACGTCGGGATTCGCGTAACCGAAGATGTTCAGTGAGCCTTTCGAGTGGGCGAGAAGTTCAAGCAGGCTGCGCACCCCCACGACGAGGATGTTCAGCCCTGTGTCCTCCGTACAGGCGTTGGTGAACAAGGCCACGTAGAAGAGGTGGATCGCGGAGGAGCGCACGACGCTGGCGTCACCACCGGTCCGCACCGTAACGCGAAAGCCGAGCTCGCGAAGCTCACTCACGAAATCGTCCGCACCGGCGAGACCTTCGTTCACCCACAAGCTCACCGGCACGTCACTGGGCTTGATGCCTCTGTTCTCAATCGCCTGCTTTGCGGCGGCGAGATCATAAGGCTGCGGCCTCGGTAGGACCGAATTCTCGACGCACTGCGGAGGTACGATGCCCCGGGCGCGCGAGGCGGCGTGTGGGCGCTCGCCGGCAGCACAGTCAGCAGCCGCGCTCCCGATGCCCCTTCGCCAGCCGCATCTGCTGAGGAGATGCAGCGCATCGTGACCCGCGCCCGGGCGATGGTGGGCACCGGCCTGACGGCTGTCGTCGGGTGGATGGCTCTTGGATTGGCGGGGAGCATCCTTGTCGGCTCCCTGCGCACTGCGGCGCTGGCCGTCCTCGTCGGCGCCGCTCTGATAGGGCGTGGCATGCCCGATGCTGTGTTGTTCGGCACGCCCGCGTTTCTTGTCGCTCTGGGAGGCATGGTCGGCGGAATGCTGGGTCGGATGCAGCAGGCCTGGCTGGGCCGGCCCTGGTGGGATTTCGTGGGAGGAGCCGTTGGGGGAGCCATCGGATTGGTGGTGGCCCTTGTCCTCCGTTTCCTGTACAAGCTCGGCTGATCCGAATGGGTGGGAGGTGAGCAGTCATGCGCTTGCTCGGAGCCATGCTGTTCGTTCTTGTGGGTGCGGCCACCCAGCCCAGTGCGCCCATCGCGCTGACAAACGTCTACCACTCGCTCGAAGGCCAGACGCTGGTCATCCACGGGATGGTGGAGAATCGGTCGGCCGCTTCCTTGGGACGCCTTGTCATCGACGCCACCGGACTCACGCCGTCCGGAAGCGCCGCCTACGGCGGGAGCGATGGGATCCCCTGGGGTGTGGCGCCGGGGAGGGACGAAGCGTTCTCCATCAACCTGTTTCTCACCGGACAGCTCGTGCGCGAGTATGTGGTGCGGGTGGCGCTCGCCAGCGCTCCCAACCGCCCTCTGGCGAGCGTCCGGCGCAGTGCCGACGGCTCGCTCTACCGGCCGCTGCTCATGTCCGTCGTGCGGCTTCGGGGAGCCGTCAATGGCGATCTCCTCAGCGTGCGCAGCGACGCGGGCGGGTGGCCTGTTGCACAGGTCACCGTTGAGGCCGTGCTACTCGTTCCTGGCCATCACGCGCCCCACCTCCGGCGACTGGTCCTGGATGTACCCGCGGACGGCGAAGGCCGGATCCGGCACGGGCTCGCCGGGGCCGAACTGGTGGGCCTGCGGGTGGTGGACGTGCGTCCGAAGGTGCTCTGGGAGGACTAGGAACCACCGGCGATGGCTGTAATGCCCTGGACACAGGGATTTCGGGGCCCATGTCGAATATGTCTCCGGAATCCAGTGCAGCAGATTCACGGGAGGTGTTCCCGCACGGCTGCTGCTGAACGTAGCGGCCGGCGGATGTCCAGGGCCGTCGCTCCAGAACGCCGCGACCACGCATAGCGAAGGGCACGAACCGCACGCGGTGGCCCCGGGGGTCGGCAATGCGGTGTCCTTCCTGCGGTCATGAGCGGACGTCGCCGCACCTGCGGTGCAGCAACTGCTCTGCAACCTTCCCGCGCGAACTCCTCGAACGATACGATCGTCTGACCTTCCTGCTCGGCGTGGTCTCGGATTGGGAGCGCGCCGGGCGGATCTCCGAGTCGGCCCGTGCTGAAATCGCGGAACCCTGTCTGAGGGAACTGGAACGGGTCGAGCAAGAGCTCGGCGTGCGCGCCGCGCCGCCGGTTCCTGAGGCGCTTGTGGTGCCCGTCCCGGTTGCGCCTGTCCCGCCGGCGCCGACCGTCGCCCATGGGCTGATCCCCGCGGCACCCGCATCGTCCGTCCCGCCGGAGGGGGCTCTCCCGGAAGGCGGCCCTCCGGAGGTGGCTCCGTCCCCCCCGCGTCCCCTGATCCCTCGGATCTCCTGGGAGGATGTCTGGCGAGGGCTTCTCTCTGAACGGTCGCTCGAGGTGCTCCTGTTCGCCGGCGCGGTGCTGATCATCGCCGCGGCGGGAACGTTCGTGTACTTCAACTGGGGACGGTTCCCCCCGGCGCTGCAACTGCTCTCCCTGATCGTAGGCACGGCGTCGTTCTTCGTCGGCGGCTGGCTGCTCCGCACGCGCTGGAGGTTGACGCAGTCCGCGCCGGCGCTGGTGGGCATCGGAGCTTTCATCGTTCCGGTGGACTTCTACGCGTGGGCCCGCTTCCGCGATGTCCCACCGTCCGCCTACGCGGCCCTGTGGTGCACGGCGTCAATCTGCTGCGGGGTTGTCTATGCGGCAACCACCTGGTGGCTGCGCCACTGGTTCTTCTGCGTGCTGCTCCTGCTGGCCGCCCACAGCCTGGCGCTCGCGGTGCTCTTCCTGCTGGGCGTCCCACCGGCATGGTGGGGAGCGGTCGCGGCGGCGCTCGCCACGGTGTGGATGGTTCTGAGGCCCCGGTTCTCCCTGGCCGGGCCGGGGTCCGAGCAGGCGGCCACAGGCGTCTCGATCGTCGCGGCGGTGCTGGGCGTGGCGGTACCGGCGCTTCTCCAGGCCGAGAAGTGGGGCACCCTGTTTGACGGCACAAGCCCCGCGGGCGCCTGGATCCTGCCGGTGGCGGCGGCGGTGTGGATGGGCGCGGTGTTTCTGTTTGCATTCCACCGGCGTCTGCCCTCCGGCGACGCCGCGACGCTGGCGGCGCTGACACCGGCGGTCGCCGTGGTGATGACCCTCCTGCCGATGATGACGCGGCCGTGGGTGAGCCTCGGCATCCTGATTCTCGCCGCGGTGTATGTCGCCCTCGAGGACCGCGTCCTGGGGTCGCTGGCCCCGGCCATGCGCGGGACGGCCATCGGAGCGTCGCTGGTCGCCGTCGCCTGGTCTTTGATGGATCGTGTCACCGCCGCGGTCGTCGTACTCGCGGCGTCGGCGCTCTACGCCTGGTGGGCGTTCGAGTTTCGGCGGCCGGTGGTGCTCATCGCCGCGCAGATCGCCGCGCTCGTGGGACTGCTGTACGCGCTGGCCGTCGCCCGCGTCGCCGTGGGGTACTGGCCTCTCGCCGGTCTCGCGGTCGCCGCGGTCAGTCTCGCGGGCACCGTCGCGGCGCGCGCGGCGCCCGGTTTCGCCAGAGTCCTGTATGTCGGTGCGTACGTCTTCCCGGTACTCGGCATCGTCGCCACCGTCGATGTGAAGGCACCTGCGCTGGTGCTCACCACCTTGCTCGGCGGTGCGCTCGCCATCGCGGTCTACTCAGCAGTTCTGGTGCACCGGGGCAGCGATCCGGCGCTGAGCGCGCTCGCGGCGCGGCTGCCGGCGGGCGGCGGCCTGCTCTTCCAGTGGGTGGCCGCCGCTTTGGCCGCCGCTGAGGTGGCGGTCGCGTGGCTGTGGTGGCGTCCGGTGCCCCATGGCTTGGCCGCCGCATGGCTGACGCTCGGCACGGGATTCGTCCTGATCGGCCGGCGCTTGAGGCACATCGACCCGCGCTATCTCCGTCCGTGGGCGGCTTCGGCTCTGGTGCTCAGCACGCTGGCGACGGTGCTCGCCCTGGTCGTGGAAGTTCGCGCACCGCTCATCTACACGCTGCTGCTGGCGACGGTGACTTCGGCACTGTGGGCCTGGCTGCTTCGGTCTCCATGGCTCGCGTATGTCGCCGCCGGGCTCCTACTCGTGCCGTTTGGGCTTGCGCTGCCCGATGCCGTGGCACATGGTCTCATCCCGTCCAGGGCGGCCTACACCTGGCTCATCGCCTCACTGGGCGCGGTCTATCTGCTTGCCGGTGTGATCCTGGATCGCTCTGAACCCCGATTCGGAGCACCCGTGCACCTCGTCAGCCACCTCTTGATCCCGTTCTCGCTCGTGTGGGTGCTGCAGGAGCCGCCGCTCGGCCTGCAGACGCTGGCCATCGCCGTCGCGTTCTATGTCGCGTCCGCACGGCTGGTGCACGAGGGCCGGCACCCGACGGTGATGAGCCTGATTGACCGTCTCACGCAGACGGCCCCGGGTGCCGCGCCACCGCTGCGGGCCATATTCGTCTATGT
This DNA window, taken from Armatimonadota bacterium, encodes the following:
- a CDS encoding DUF2157 domain-containing protein; its protein translation is MRCPSCGHERTSPHLRCSNCSATFPRELLERYDRLTFLLGVVSDWERAGRISESARAEIAEPCLRELERVEQELGVRAAPPVPEALVVPVPVAPVPPAPTVAHGLIPAAPASSVPPEGALPEGGPPEVAPSPPRPLIPRISWEDVWRGLLSERSLEVLLFAGAVLIIAAAGTFVYFNWGRFPPALQLLSLIVGTASFFVGGWLLRTRWRLTQSAPALVGIGAFIVPVDFYAWARFRDVPPSAYAALWCTASICCGVVYAATTWWLRHWFFCVLLLLAAHSLALAVLFLLGVPPAWWGAVAAALATVWMVLRPRFSLAGPGSEQAATGVSIVAAVLGVAVPALLQAEKWGTLFDGTSPAGAWILPVAAAVWMGAVFLFAFHRRLPSGDAATLAALTPAVAVVMTLLPMMTRPWVSLGILILAAVYVALEDRVLGSLAPAMRGTAIGASLVAVAWSLMDRVTAAVVVLAASALYAWWAFEFRRPVVLIAAQIAALVGLLYALAVARVAVGYWPLAGLAVAAVSLAGTVAARAAPGFARVLYVGAYVFPVLGIVATVDVKAPALVLTTLLGGALAIAVYSAVLVHRGSDPALSALAARLPAGGGLLFQWVAAALAAAEVAVAWLWWRPVPHGLAAAWLTLGTGFVLIGRRLRHIDPRYLRPWAASALVLSTLATVLALVVEVRAPLIYTLLLATVTSALWAWLLRSPWLAYVAAGLLLVPFGLALPDAVAHGLIPSRAAYTWLIASLGAVYLLAGVILDRSEPRFGAPVHLVSHLLIPFSLVWVLQEPPLGLQTLAIAVAFYVASARLVHEGRHPTVMSLIDRLTQTAPGAAPPLRAIFVYVSAWLFPFWFELAASRVPAVRETRAFLGVTAAALAWAYLMVGQWIRRANPAYVPPFRIAAQALVIAGGLLAVEHRPLLLGAVALGAGLQVALYALSGQTVWVYTAALGGAGWLGLALNHLHFHSAPAGWVMILLGIGYVGLAEVNWRRTATRDVPPVSAALLAVAFLVVVIGILLTALRVPENAWAAYAVSALLFLWCGWRLREPLLGYPAAGLAAATYVAVQTTLLKGTGASTAHHGVALLPGVAVFFAVAWALDRRAAAAGPPSQKGAWSTPMDAAAQIGMLVAVVFASTHRWLFPASLGLAAVLYGLSAVRFRRPVLVYAALLAALASALFALLQAPIAPRYIPVAFVPVAWALAFIGWRTEAVHSRQALFTMTWAQPWHVAALATVALWELVGMIEARAQLLTSLGFAALLCAYAFRWREWSAATAAQVLVVLGIGGGLRWLQVTYPAWLAAASLTALAFGVLSVILGVLRRGALWQTGARGLAHVLAAGALVWAFLGVVAAVHAKAGEGLVYTLAIVGLLYLLLAIKDRQEWLGYLAVAMLELAWGLFLLRRLQVTEIQAYAIPSSLYLLGIGVVERRMRRPTLARFIEVAGLILLLGSAFWQSVTGGGFWYAVLLAVEAVAVAWAGAAWRLRHYFFSGIGMLLVNVVAQVIDPLRALDKTILFLSLGVLLVLIAVAAERKREAIIRTTREWRSRLEAWE